The sequence TTGCGCCCCCATGCCAATCCCCGTATGCGAGTGAATGACGAGCTTGGGAGCCGCGTTGCCGTCGGCATCGCCCACGGTTTGCAGCCAGCAGTTCTCGTGAATCCGGACACCTTCGCCGAACACCATCTGGTGCAACCCGCGAAACCGGAACGGCGGGGAAATCCGTGAACTGCGCCCGAACTCCTTGAACTGTCCGGCCAGCAGCCAGGTGAAGAGCCGGGTGCGCAACCGATCCTGCAACTCGTAGGCCCGCTCAATGAAGCCAACACCCATAATGGAATTCTCTGCAAAAGGACCAACGAACGGAGCGCGGTCACTTCACTCATGAACCGGAGCGCGGCTGTCCCAGCCGCAGCACCCCCGATTGTCAGCGCTCCTCCTTGAAAAATGGGAACACCTTTGTGCCGGCCACCCGCTGCGGCTGAGGACAGCCGCGCTCCATCAGTTCAGAGGCGCAAAGCGTCAACGCGCTTCCGCAGTGGGGCCGGCGGGAGGCCGGTTCCACTACGGTCACTGCGGGATGATGCGGAGGTTCTGCGGCGGGCTGAGGTAGTTCAGGATGGCCACGCTTTGCAGGGACACATAGGCCTCGCGGCCGCGCACGATGAGCTGATGCGCACCGGCCGTCAGATTGAAGACCGCCGGCACGAATTCGTTGTTCCCGTCGGAGCCGCTCCCGCGCCAGCTGACGATGCGCTGCTCAAAGCCCGAGGTCAGCGGGATGTCCCAGATCATGGTCGGATCCACCGGCTGACCATCCACGTTCACAAAGAAGGAATTGTTCGCGTCGTTCGGCGCACTGACGACCGCCTGGATCACGTAATTGCCCGCGTTGGTGATGTAGAACGAGAAGACCGCCTGACCGCCCAGGGTCGGATCGACCGTTTGCACGGATTGCCCGATGGCGCCACCAGAAAGGGCGAACGGCGCCGTGACGGTGGCATCCGCTGCCTGGAAACTCAACCCGGCGGTCGGGGACGGCGGCGCGACCACGCCCACAGTCAGCGTGGAAGTTGCACTGGCCAGGCCATTGTTCACCGCCAGCTTCCAGACAAAGGTGCTGCCGGCCATGGCGGCCGTGTAATTGAAACTCACGCTGCCAACCGCGCCCACTCCGGTTTGGACCACTGTGTCGGCGCCGCCATTGACGGAATAACTCCATTGCCAGGTCAGCGGCAGACTGTTCGGATCCGAGGCCGTGGCCGAGTATTGCACCACGGAACCGGCGAAGACCTGCGGTCCGGCCGTGTTGGTGTTCACGTCCGCCCCGCTCTGCGTGATGGCGGAAACCACCGGCGGAAGCTGCAGGCCACCGCCGCCGCCGCCACCACCAACACCGGAAGTGGATGCCTCATAGGCGCCAATCGACCAACCGCCCACCGCAGGACGCGGATTGCCCGCAATGTCCTTGTCCAAGCCGGGCAGGACCGCGGCCAGCGCGGTCAGATTGGTGCCGGCGCCAATGGCCGGACTGTTGGTCTGCAAACGCAGGTCATTCAGGGTCGAACTCGCATTGGCCAGGCCGAGAGTGATGTTCAGGAACAAGGGATCGGCCACCACGCCGTTCTTTTCCCAGCCATACGCCTGCATGCTCGTAATGTTCCCCTCTCCCCACACCTTGGGCGCATAAAGATAATTGCCCGTGCCATTAAAGGACTTGTAAAGATTGTTGTTGATAAACCAATTCGTGACGCCCCACGTCCACGGAATGGTGCCGGTGTCGAATTTGGCCACGAAGTTGTTGCCGCTCCCCAACATCGCATCGTAAAAGATGTTATTGGCCATCCAGACCTTGCCAATGGGACGGCTGGGCGCGTTTTCGTTGCTGAGGGAAACATCGAAGGTGTAGCTGTCGTAAAAGGTGTTGTTGAAGACGCGGACGAGCTGATTATTGCTGCCGTCCAAGGGGCCGTCGCCAATCACGACGTTGCCGTTGGCCAGACCGGAGCCAATGAAAACGTTGTTGTAGATGTTACAGCTCGGCCCCTCCGTGATATACATCTGCGCCGTGCCGCCGCCCGAGCTCTTCGTGTAGTAGAATTTGTTGTTGTAAAAATTGTTGTGGGTCCCAAACGAGGCGCCGCTGTAATCCACCCGGAAGAAGATGCCATCGGTATGTGGCCAGCCACCGTAACCGGTCCAGTAATCCTGATTGAACTGGTAGTAATCGTAAAATTTGCAGTCGTGCACGGTGATGTAATCCGTAAACGTGCCGGTGGTGCGCACATTGATGTCCACGCACCACATGATGGAATCCGTGAACGAGCAGTTGGCCACCGTGATGTTCGTCAAGGTGGGACCGGCGGAGAAATTACAGCCCTGCGCCATCCGGGAAAAATTGCAGTTCGTCACCAGAATGTTCCCGTAGGTGGCTGCCATGTTGGGAAAGCAATCGATGCCCATGCCATCAATGGAACCGGCACTCATCGGCTTCTGGTTATACCAGTAACCCAGCATGGACAGGTCGCAGTCCTGCACGGTGATATTCAGCGCCGTGGCCGACAAATTCACGCCGGCCCCCCAGTTGGCGGCCACGGCCGCACCGGTGTCGGGGGGCAAGGTGGCCGAACCGCCCAGCTGCGTGATGACGAAATTGCGAATGACGATGTTGGACACCGCAGCCGAAGAGTAGAAGGCGTTGTGTCCCGGATTGCTGTTATTGTCCGTCAGGACAGCCTTGCCCGTGCCCCAGGCTCCCGCACTGTTGCCGTCAAAAGTGACCGGATTACCCAGCGTGCCGCTGGCATTGTTCAGAAGAATGCCCGTTGAATTGGCCGAGGTGAAGACATACCGGACCCCGCCTTTGAACAGAATCGTGTCATTGGGCTGGAGTTTTTGAGACAACGGATTCCCGGAGGCGGCAGGATCGCCCGGGCAGTGTTTCCATGCGGCACCGGTCGAAGTGCCGGCGTTGCTGTCTGAACCCGCGGCATAGTCCACATAATACGTCGTGGCTCCAGCCGTTAAGGCAAAGCAAGTTGTGGCGATGGCCGTGGTGAGAACCAACGGGAACAGCCTGGGGCAAATTTTCATAGCATTTTCCAAATAGACACGGGCGACGGACTCAGCATACCACGTCACCCGCGTTACAGGAAGCAAGCCACATGCCGAGCTGCCGCGGCACCTGCCGGACAGCCATTTGAAAGCTTGGAGCCTTTACGCATCAGGTTGGTTAGGCGCGACAATGATCGACACTTATTTTTTCATGAGCCGGACAAATGGTGGGCAAAAAGCTCGTCGCGCGCACGGAAAGAGACGCATTCTGCAACGTTGCCGAACATGCCAACTCACCCCCGCTGCACAATCATTTGCGGGCTGCCGGGCAGCCGATAATAAACCCACTTGTGGGCGCGGGAACACAAACGAACCACGGCATCCACCAGCCCGGAACGTTGTCTGGCGAGGCCGCTCAGTCTCAATTGGGTTCGGAGATAACTTAGATGCCGGCGGGCGACGCTCCGGGGCAGACGCGAGGCCCAGGGTTCAACCGTTTGCAATCCCGCAATGATCTCCATCGTGCGTTGCAGCGCCCCCACGTCGGAGGCCGTGGCGCTCAAGCTGTTTGCCGCGCCCCCGTGCCAGACCACCAGGGGCTCGGCCACGTAAGCCCATGGGCCCATCAGCGCGAGGCGCAGCGCGAGGTCGTAATCTTCCAGCAAACGAAATTTTTCATTGAAGAATCCCGTTCGCTCCAGCAATTCACGCCGCACCGCCAGCGTCTGATTGGAAAGGATGAAACGGGTGAGCAGCACTTCCGCCGGGTTGGCCCAGATGCCGCTCGGCTCGTGCGGGAGCAAACCGGCCGCGGCAAACGAAGTCCTTTCGGTGCCATCCGCATTCACCATGCGCGCATTGCAAATGCAGCACAACACGCCGTGGGGACGCAGTTGTTCGAGCAAGGCCACCTGGCACGCCAGCTTCTCCGGCAGCCAGGCATCGTCAGAATCCAAAAAGCTGATGATCTCGCCGTTCGCCTGCCGGATGCCCGCGTTGCGGGCACTGCTGGGTCCTCCGTTTTTCTGGCGCACCAGCCGGACGCGGTCGCCGTATTCCTGCAACTGGTCGGCCGTCGCGTCGGTTGACCCGTCGTCCACCACGATGATTTCCACCGGCCGGTAGGTTTGGGCCAGCACACTGTTGACCGCCCGTTGAATGGTGTGCTCCCGGTTGTAGGCGGGAATGATGACACTGACGAGCGGGCCCTGGTGAACCATTGGAACCGTTGAAATCATGAGGCGGTCAATTTTAAACGGGCAGGCTGGCAACCCACCCGCCGCGGCTCAACGACGGCACCGGCCGGCCGGCTCTCCACGTTTCTGCCGCACGGCGATGGCAGTGCCAATGCAAATCACCAACCAAGCGGACCACGTGGGTTCGGGCACGGCGATGGCCGGGCCGTTGCCGTCGGCCGCGATCTGCCACGTCCACGTGGCCGGGTCGCCGACATCCGGCTGGGACAGGATGGTGATGTCCAGGTTGCCATGCCACCCTTCCGAACCGAGCCCCAGGTAGTTGTCCGAGGTGTTTCCGTCGTAAGCCGGGAGGGTGCCGTTGAGCAAATCCGCGTAAGGTGAAAAAACCAACTGCAGGGAGGGTTCAGGCAGGAAGGTCGCGCTGGATGAGCCCTGCGAAAGGTATATCTTCGCGTTCGACTCATAAAAGTTGAACGTGTAGCTCAGCTGCCAGAGGCCGGAGGGAGAGTTAACCGCACCCGAAGGGATGCCGCTTCCACTCAGCGTCAGCGAGAATTTGTCGTTCGTGTCGGAGGCCCACAGCGCATCCTGCGCCTTCGCGCCATCTGCGACCATGAAGCAACAACCAGCCACAATGAAGGAGAGAAGGCTTGTATTCACAATTGTTAAGGGATGGCTCTTCTGAGGAGTGCCAGATACCGGAACTTGGCGGACAGTTGTTTTGCCCGTTCATAACCATGCGAGGGCTACGTTTCATTGCGTGTTTCGGGGACACTCAAGACAGGTTCCGTCGGTTGCGGTTGCGGTCTTGATTGAGTCTGCGCGGTTGCGCCCTTTGCTTCGGGCTCAACGGCTCCCGCGTCAATACGAC is a genomic window of Verrucomicrobiia bacterium containing:
- a CDS encoding glycosyltransferase, with amino-acid sequence MISTVPMVHQGPLVSVIIPAYNREHTIQRAVNSVLAQTYRPVEIIVVDDGSTDATADQLQEYGDRVRLVRQKNGGPSSARNAGIRQANGEIISFLDSDDAWLPEKLACQVALLEQLRPHGVLCCICNARMVNADGTERTSFAAAGLLPHEPSGIWANPAEVLLTRFILSNQTLAVRRELLERTGFFNEKFRLLEDYDLALRLALMGPWAYVAEPLVVWHGGAANSLSATASDVGALQRTMEIIAGLQTVEPWASRLPRSVARRHLSYLRTQLRLSGLARQRSGLVDAVVRLCSRAHKWVYYRLPGSPQMIVQRG
- a CDS encoding choice-of-anchor Q domain-containing protein, yielding MKICPRLFPLVLTTAIATTCFALTAGATTYYVDYAAGSDSNAGTSTGAAWKHCPGDPAASGNPLSQKLQPNDTILFKGGVRYVFTSANSTGILLNNASGTLGNPVTFDGNSAGAWGTGKAVLTDNNSNPGHNAFYSSAAVSNIVIRNFVITQLGGSATLPPDTGAAVAANWGAGVNLSATALNITVQDCDLSMLGYWYNQKPMSAGSIDGMGIDCFPNMAATYGNILVTNCNFSRMAQGCNFSAGPTLTNITVANCSFTDSIMWCVDINVRTTGTFTDYITVHDCKFYDYYQFNQDYWTGYGGWPHTDGIFFRVDYSGASFGTHNNFYNNKFYYTKSSGGGTAQMYITEGPSCNIYNNVFIGSGLANGNVVIGDGPLDGSNNQLVRVFNNTFYDSYTFDVSLSNENAPSRPIGKVWMANNIFYDAMLGSGNNFVAKFDTGTIPWTWGVTNWFINNNLYKSFNGTGNYLYAPKVWGEGNITSMQAYGWEKNGVVADPLFLNITLGLANASSTLNDLRLQTNSPAIGAGTNLTALAAVLPGLDKDIAGNPRPAVGGWSIGAYEASTSGVGGGGGGGGLQLPPVVSAITQSGADVNTNTAGPQVFAGSVVQYSATASDPNSLPLTWQWSYSVNGGADTVVQTGVGAVGSVSFNYTAAMAGSTFVWKLAVNNGLASATSTLTVGVVAPPSPTAGLSFQAADATVTAPFALSGGAIGQSVQTVDPTLGGQAVFSFYITNAGNYVIQAVVSAPNDANNSFFVNVDGQPVDPTMIWDIPLTSGFEQRIVSWRGSGSDGNNEFVPAVFNLTAGAHQLIVRGREAYVSLQSVAILNYLSPPQNLRIIPQ